The sequence GCGAGAGACCAGGTCAGTACATCTACTGAAGGTAATGTCTGACAAGggactggggaaacttctgtgtTGCCAGTTGATAGATCTTGCCTATAAAGGTTGACTCGCTTTCTGCCAGTCACATGAAGACACCCTCAGTGGAATGAGCATTGACTGGTAACTGTGGCCTCTAAAGCAGTTTCATCACACCCCATAAGTAGGGACTTGTGTAaatcaaaaattttttttttttttagaaaatgaatGACAATGCAAATGGCAAAGTATTGAATTTCACTGAGTTTGTACAGAATGAATTTTACAACTTAACATTTGTCAGTTCCAAGGATGAAATGAATTTTACAAGTTAATGTAATCAATTTTACAACTAAAATGTATTCCATCCTGGAAATTGACTAATGTTAACTTGTAGAATTCATTCCATCCTTGGAATTGACTAATGTTCAGTTTGGGGGCATTTTCATGATTTCTGTGCCCTCTATGAAATTGTGGTTTACACAGGGCCCAATCCATAAGGCACTGGTGTATCTGGAGCTGCCAGAGGCAGAATGGAGACTGGGCTGTCTGCTGAAGCTACCAGCCAGGAGCCCCTCcgtgagaaaaatgctgctttgtgATCAGTCCAGCTGGGCAGTGAAGAATGCTCCACCCCTCTCCTGGTTCAGACTCAGAAAGAAGGAGGGGGCATGATGAGAAATATTGTGGAAACTGGGTAACCGTTTTTACTTTGTAGAAACATACTAAATAAAGGACATTCCTGGTCCTAACCATTTTCTAACAATAATGACTGTTTATGGAGCCAAATCTCACAGGTCCTACTTACTCCTTacagagggcctgatccacaCACATGTGGCCCTGTATGCATGGatcacacccctcccctgagcgagtgtgtgtgtgtgggggtttctCACCCCCTCCATACCAACCTCCATcccctctattccccccccccccgagtctctCAGAGAGCACTCTGTGCATCTGGGAATCTATACAGTGGGTGGACTGGTGTAtcatctgctcctccccctcccagtggaCCCTGTAGGAATCAGGGCAGAAAGAAAAGACAGCTCCCAACTGTGTTATCTTTCTAAAAGTTCCACCTCTATGGTGTAGGCACCCTATTAAAAGAGTTCCCCAGGCAGTCATCAGATGCAGAAGTGCTGGCTCTGGCTACATGGCTCCAGTAAAGCTAAATGGCCAAAAAACATGATGCCAAAGActctcagcaaaaaaaaaaaaaaaaaaacgaggagtccttatggcacctgagagactaacatttatttggacataagcttttgtgggctataacccacttcaccAAACtctgcagaaaaaaacctgaccaCCATTGTATCTTGAGGGATTTCAGGATTTGCAGATTGGTACTGCAGCCTATTAAATGGGCTGAAAAGACTggactctctcctccccccccaccccgaacaGAATAATCAGGGAGAAATCTCTTCCTCCCATTGGTTTTACTCCTGGCTGAGGCAACTGGGCCCTAACTTATGGCCCAATTTATGAGTTCAGGAATTACTCAAGTGAATAGCAAGATTAGAGCCAACCCTATGAGAGAAGAGTGAGTAGGGACTTCAGTATTTGACCACAGAGATTACTTCTGATCTGCTATATTTATAGGAAATTCAAGGTAATTCAAAATACCCGCTCATGTTATTAATTAGTAACTGTATATGTTCATTTTTACAAATAAGTTGAGAGAGTCTGAATTAAGTATTTACTTTCCACCCCTTTGAGTCCATCTATAAGCAATAAATAACAGGAAAAACAAGACTCTCTGtgagccccacccagagcctgcacccccagctggagccctcaacctccccacaccccaaccctctaccccagccctgagccccctcccacactccaaaacccttggccccacccccaccacatggattttgttatgtgcaccaatatggaggtgatgtgtccaTATTGGtgaacataacaaaattcattctgcacatgggtgggaaaaattagaaggAACTCTGCTGCATAGTTCTCTTTTTTAGTTCTATAGCTTGATTAAAATAATCTGGACGAAAACAAAAGGAAACCACTGTCCATAGTAAACCCTTAAGGGAGACATGTAGAATGGgtagaaaaaataaatagagGCCTCTTTGTAAGACCTGTACATATCCAGCTGCAAAAAACAATGACAGATTTGTAACAGAGTATCAAACCACAGTACTGGAAATCCCCTGCAGCACTAGTGGAGGAAAGCAAGAATGTTGTTGGTTTAGCATAGTTGATAGAATAGTAGCACACTATGAAATTTGTCCAAGCCATGCTAATTTAAGAGCAAGTGCTGGCTGTCACAGACTGCAGCATCTTGGCATAAAACAGTATAGTCAAGAGCATATCCCTAAGTCTGCATTTATTCTTCATTTATCAAACTTTATTTGatgcatatatttatttattaaggttAGAACTATGATCTCTGCtgctaaaaatataaatattaattataaaataataatatacaacTTTATTTTGGGACTTGCTATCAGATAATTGCAGAATATGTAGCACCTTCCATGGAGTTTGTAAACATGTTGACTTGTTAAGGTTGACGGGCTATAATTAGGCTTgagagaattcaattttttttttaaattttgatggataatattgatgtttatttttaagcattttccaACTTTTAtcgatttaaatgttcacagttgtgcaaaatcatggggtttaaactttttttttatttgtatccatttacattttcacagttgttggAAATTACAGAGGGGTGTCAGACAATACGGCGGTCAGGaaagtaattatttaatgacagtagatgttgagattcaaaaaattaaagcttgtaaacgttaaaacacaaattgtcaacatcccatgtcaaaatatataaactaagtatccttaaatcaaactaatacattctcaggcagcatttttcttacttgccTATCTGTAAACTTCAATTATTGATGGACATTTTTTCTTGTTGGTTTGTATCATACAGTGAAATTTATGTTTACCAATTGTGATGTTGTCTAATTAAAATACAATCatgcaaatcattattgctaccattgttacataattgcaacgaatcttatacaaagtgtaacAATTGGCAGAAAGGGTTAAGCACCATGCAGGCTATATGACCCAAAGCCAACCATTAAAGACATGTTAGAAACtataaagaacaaggagtacttgtggcaccttatagactaacaaatttatttgggcataagcttttgtgggctaaagcccacttcatcagatgcatgcagtggaaaatacagtagcaaaatatatatatacagagaacatgaaaaaatgggtgttcccataccaactctaacgagactaatcaattaaggtgggctatcagcaggagaaaaaaaacttttgtagtgataatcaggatggcccatttcaaacagttgacaagaaggtgtgagtaacagtaggggaaaaattatgtgaatggtaattagggccattccctgctagataggctagaactttgaagtgCAAACTTGTATTGTTAAAGAATtagaggtgatactaattgtgtgtgtttacttatatcttgtttAATAATtacccatgtaaacagacagttgcTCTCTGTCACTGTGGCTCTTGATTCAGAGCTCAAacgggaatattaacatttagctgAATCTTGAAtgcaataatgtcattgtctatatgtctctttaaagtttgtgatagactgcctaatggataaattatcTTATGCTAATCTATGTAGTTAATTACTGGTGAGGTTTaggaaacagaaggttacatcaaaagcctattgttcaccTAGGACTGTATGGTCAATTGGCTGCTAGAAAaaccttgggtcctgatcctgtcacCTCAGATTCTACTTGAGGCTTCATGCAGGGAAAGCTTaagccataaggactgagatcccagtcctGACTGAACcaccctgaatataaacattagactataacctatgaacaatttctgaaagaactctttgcaactacacagctcaccatctctgctatgaatctgaatctcaagaattGTACTccgtctgtatgtatactgatcttttaaccaattctgtctcccttttcttttttaacaaattttagtttagttaataagaattggctgtaagcgtatatttgggtaagatctggaatatttattaacctgggaggtaatgtgtctgatcctttgggattggtagaacttttttatatgatgaataagattttcagtaatcctcatcatatttgacttgggtgtctgggtggaggcctgaggctgggttactttaagtgAACTgtgtaaccagtgaggtattatagaagctgttttgtgctagCGTGGTAAATCTAGATATTGgactatccaccagctttggggattgtctgccccattctttgcagttcaccctaattgagtgacctcagttggctcccctgggaccccaGTCACACCAACAATTACTGGTAAAAGAAACGAACAATTggccaaattttgctttcatttacactgttgtaaatccaAATCAGATCTCTTCAAGGAATTTGAGATTTACACTGGTCTAAATACAAGAATTTGACCCCCAGCTTTTAGCAGTTTTTAAAGATGTCCTCTGCCAGTGAGAGGGGGAATAAATAAGGAATATTTATTACACATGCAAGGGGGAAAGTATTGAATGAAGAAAAAACTTTTTTGGTGAGGTGGAGTTTGGGATGGATGAAACTGGAAAGAGCGGTTGAATATTTTAAAGGCCCCAATGTTCATGGGAGTCCAATATTTATGAGTTTAGAACAGTTCAGAAATCTCTTATAACCTCAAGGATTACAATTTATTAGCCAATTGCaacaaaaatggaacaaaaacattttataaagtaATAACACTTCAAGAAATACCATTATACTTTGGGTGGTTGATGGCATTTATGTTGAAGGCATAGCCGAGGTATGCCAGCATTTATAAATGTGTTGTTTATATTACAGGTGGACAAGAACGAACATCATAGATATGAACACCtttgaattttgaggtgttcataATCCCCACCTATGCACAAATGTTGTAAATGACCTTTATTTTCATAATGGACAGAATCAGAACCCCAAATCAAACATGCTCACAATTCAGGGGTGTTTGAAAGCTGGACTGTAAATTGTGTGGCATGGGCCTGAATGTGGTTTTCATATTAGATACtgaaactgtaaaaataaaaaataaatttgctttGTTTTAGGAGTTAGAAAGTTTTCAGCCAACCATTTTTTCATAATACACACAAATATGCCTAGATGATTCTTGGAAGAAGAGCACATTGAAAATAGGATTGTCTAATTTTCCTTCTTGCTGCCTAGCTTTCTTTCACAAACATGTTTTCAAAGATAAACCAAATTAACATATTCCCAATTACTATTGGTAGTCTGttctgttttttcacattcagaaCTAGAATAACATAACACAGACTCTCAACTAACTGGGAAATTGTCACCATTAATTTTCATGAACGTTAGATGCTAGCAAGCTTTGCCAGATCAGATCACAGTCTTCTCTTTTGTTTCCACGTCACCAGTGGATCTTCCTCAAGGCATATTGCAGTGAGATTAATAAAAGTACTCCTGGATCATTCTATTGGGTGAAGAGTCAACGGACTAGCAGATGAACCAACTCTCTCCCTACAGGACACCAAGCCACGTGGAGGCAGATGAGACAGAATTATTTTGCCTTTTAGCCTACAAATTGAAGATGCCTGATCACTAGCAGATGTTGTCAAGGATGAGGCTTGTGAAGCAATTAAAGAAGAGATGTCAGCACCTGAGGCAGAATCTAATGGTTGcaacagaagaattctgtgtTTGCCCTGGAATGGGGTGATGGCAGCATATTGCAAAGATAATCATAACAGAACATCTTGACAATATCATATGTCAACCTTGAGGCAAAATGCCCTAAATTCTGCCCTTAAATGAAAGATCCTGCTGTGCAGTTGTAGCACATGCTGTTCACTGTCAACCCTATTTCTTATTCTAAGATCAAGAGTTTTAGAATCACCCTCCTCTACCAGAACATAACTCTTAACTTTTTGTTTGATTTCTCATTTCATCTGATGTAAGAATCCAAATCTCAAGCAGAATTTGACTGCATTATTACACCTTCACCTTACGTATGCTATCTTAGCATACATGCAACAGGCCACAGGTGGCACTTGACCAGAATTCATCACCGAATTTCATCTGTTTTGTTGGaccattagcttccctggcccgAGTACTGACGGGGAGCATGATGGGAATGATGATCACACTCCCACTGATCTCATatttacccacctttgtaaagcataGAGACATCCTCAGAAAGGTGCTACACAAAGGCTCAAGACTGGAAGGTGCTGAATGCCTTCCACGTACCTAGGATCTTATCATGAACTCCCTTTACGTACTCAGCACCTGGGAGGTCTAGGCCCTTAGCAAAGAGTATTATTAGAAAATAGAGAAGTAAGAAATGTGTTTACATTTTCAGCACAGTTAGGAGCAGGTTACTGTACctgactgggggaggagggtgtctaCAGGATTCTATGCCCTGAGAGGGAGCAGAGGGTTGGTGAGCAGTTATGCTTCCATAGTATTGATTCACCTGAGGATCATTAAAGTTCTCCTTTtcatcccattttatagatgggtaactgaggcacagaaaggaaaTGACTTACACAAACCCAGCCTAGAAGTCCTGGACCACAGCTTTATCTTCTAGGCCCCTGGTCACCCAAAAGGGCAGAGCAGCACCCATGAGTCTTAGCACCTAGCTCTACCCACTAGGCCCCAACACCTCcagaccagaacccaggagtcctagcacctagctctacccactaggctccctaacccccccccagaccagaacccaggcgtcctggcaccTAACTCTACCCACTAGGTTCCCTGACCCCCCcagaccagaacccaggagtcctggcacctaGCTCTACCCACTAGGCCCCCTGACCCCCCAGaccagaacccaggcgtcctagcACCTAGCTCTACCCACTAGGCTCCCTAACCCCCCCAGaccagaacccaggcgtcctggcaccTAACTCTACCCACTAGGTTCCCTGACCCCCCcagaccagaacccaggagtcccggcacctagctctacccactagaccccctgaccccccagaccagaacccaggagtcctggcatctagctctacccactaggttccctgacccccccagaccagaacccaggagtcctggcacctaGCTCTACCCACTAGGCTCCCTGACACCCCcagaccagaacccaggagtcctagcacctagctctacccactaggttccctgacccccccagaccagaacccaggagtcctagcacctagctctacccactaggttccctgacccccccagaccagaacccaggagtcctggcacctaGCTCTACCCACTAGGCTCCCTGACACCCCcagaccagaacccaggagtcctagcacctagctctacccactaggttccctgacccccccagaccagaacccaggagtcctagcacctagctctacccactaggttccctgacccccccagaccagaacccaggagtcctagcatctagctctacccactaggttccctgacccccccagaccagaacccaggagtcctagcacctagctctacccactaggttccctgacccccccagaccagaacccaggagtcctggcacctaGCTCTACCCACTAGGTTCCCTGACACCCCcagaccagaacccaggagtcctagcacctagctctacccactaggttccctgacccccccagaccagaacccaggagtcctggcacctaGCTCTACCCATTAGGCCCCCTGACCCCCCCGACACAGCagagcacccaggagtcctggctcccagcccccacgaCCCTCCCGTTGCGCCTTCCCCTTCCGGGCCGGGCCACTCAGCAGaccagccccccccactccattTCGCAATCCGCTAGtgagccccgccccatcccctcTGCCGCTGCCTGTCCGCCCCCTCCCGCTCGCCCCCAGTCCCTTCCCTTGATTGGCCGGGAGTTTGGTGACGTCGGCGGTCAGGGCCGGGTTCGGGCGATCGCGGCTGCAGGCTCGCTCGGCCTCAGACAGGTTCCTCCGCGGCGCGTCCCTGCGGGGTGGCGGAGCGCGGCGGCGCCCGCGGTGTCCCCCCGCCGCCGGGCCGGGATGCCGAAGCGCTCCTGCCCCTTCGGGGACACGGCCCCGCTGCAGCTGAAAACCCGCGTGGGGCTGCGGGAGCTGAGCCGGGGCGCCCTGGGCGAGAAGTACCGGCGGGAGCTCTTCGGTGCGGGCCCGGGCGCGGGCGGGGAGCGCGCGGGGCGGGTTATAGCGCCCCCACGGCTGCCCCGGGCGGGAGTCcccgcggggcggggcgggcttGTGTTGCTCCGGCAGGCGGGGATTGCGGGGCCTGGGTCTGGCCCGGGGGGCGGCGGCCCCAGCTCGTCCCGGGTTGGTGAGGTTGGAGGCCAGCCCCGTGGGGGGCGTGATGGGGGCGTCAGGCGGTAACGTCCTGATGGCAGCCGAGGTTGAGAGTCAAAAAGCTGCAGCTGTCAGCGTCCCCTGGCAACATGTGCCCAGGAAGCGTCCTTCGTGCCAACTCCTAGCCCCGCCAGCGCGTTTCCTACCCCGCCCAGCCCTAGGGAAGCGGGTCTTCTGTGGCTTTCCATGCCTAAGGCGAAATCGACACTGACCCTTTGCaaactcctcctcccaggcctagcatgagttcccagtgtgccCCTCTATAGGGCTGTCCTTAACGTGCCCCTCTTCTTCCCATCCCTGTTGCTGTCTCCCAGAGAAGACCAAGGAGCTACTCTTCCGCGGTGCCCAGGCCTACATGGATAGCATGTGGAAGGGAAACACAGCAGGGACCTGCACAGTCGCCGACTTTCCAGGGGCACTTAAAGATGCACAGGAAACTTGTGCAAGGGACAGTTGGAACGGACAAATGCTCATTGGGCAAGATGGAAAACTACTGAGGCATTCCCAAGCAATGGAGAAGAGTAAGTGGCATCTAGCTAATTATTTGTTACATCAGCAGGTATCTGCAATATCGTTGATGGATCAGCAGCATAGGGAAGTGGACTTCATTAGTCTCCTTCAGTGAATGCACAGAACGTACCTTTTTCTACTAGAGTTGCTTAGCTATTGCTAATGAAATATTTAGTAGATGTCATGTAGCtccctttttgtttaaaatataattgATTTAAGAACAGAGATCCTCATAATCagtttataaattaaatataatCTGCTTGATAATCTAGGTGTGGCATGCCACAAGTCTGTCTTTAATGAAACTTAATAGGTGGGCTATGTTTTGTGCTGACACCCCCAGACCAGAACAATAATGCACTTTAGCTGTCAAAATTTCCAACACCACCAATGCAACTGCAGTCATAACGTCAATATGGAGGTAATATACTATCCTGAACCTTGTAGAACTTTAAACATCTGATGCTCAAATCTCCTGTCCTGGTATAAGAATCTAAAAACGTATTTCTAAAACAGCTCCACCAGCGGGAGTTTCCAAAGCTTGTTCCTCCTGCATAAGAACTGTTGACATCAAAGAAGCTTGCACACAGTGTGATCGTTTCGTATGCCAGAGTTGCAGCAAACTCTGCAAGTGCTGTAATGCTGTTGCCTGTTCCTTGTGTTCGATTATCGAGTAAGTGCCTCATGCAGCTTTTTAGAATATACTATTTCAATAAGGGAAAGGATGCGGTATGCATTAGATTGTGATGGTCCATTCATATGCTGTGCCTTCACATACTGTATctctggggtgggcaaactatggcctgcgggacTGTCCCAGTCCGGGCCCCTGAGcttctggcctgggaggctagcccccgccccctcccctgctgtccccctgcccccgcagcctcagctcgcttgctCCACCACTGGCACAATGCTTTGGGCGGCGggactgtgagctccttgggcaatgcagctgcagagcccggcctgacccggtgctctgtgcagCGTGGTGGCGGCGGTAGCATGGCCTGACTCCAGgagggcggcgcggctgtagcactgccagccatcagccctccaggcagcgcggtaagggggcagggagcatggggggttggatagagggcaggggagtttggggcggtggtcagggggcgagggtgtggatggtggtcgaCGGGGATGGACACGAGgttgaatgggggcgggggtggttggatggggcaggggtgctggtggggccatcaggaatgagaggaggggttagatggggcagctggggcccaggggcagtcaggggacagggagcgggggtgtgtggatggggcaggggtcccaaaggggccatcagggaacagggggagttggatggggcaagagtcccggggggggggggggggtgagaagaggcagataggaggtggaggCTGGGCCACGACCCCTTCCCCTaatcggccctccatacaatttacgaaacccaatgcggccctcaggccaaaaattttgcccgcccctgctgtaTCTTCATGTTGTACGCAAGTGATCCTGAAACTTTCAGGGGCATGTAGTTTTGTCATTAAACTATCTGAAATAGGAAAGGATATTGTGTATGACGTAATCTACTCTTACTGTAAGTGACTCAGCTTTCTATCCAAATGTTCTGGGAGGTGAGAAATGCATGTTTCATCTCATAGCTCTGTAGAGCTATAGAAGGAATACATACTTGTGAAATAGCTGGAAAGAATTTACAGCACCATTAGTGTTGCTCtaatgcagtggctctcaaacggTGGATTGGgacccccattttaatggggtcgctagggctggcttagacttgcttgGTGTTCAGCCCTGTGCCCCAGCCATATTGCCcggagccaaagcctgagggtttcagccctgggtggtagggctcaggttacaaactccccaccgcctggggctgaagcccttgagcttcagcttttgCCCCCCTGCAGGGGGGGGCTTGGGTGGGATCAGccttttgtccccccccccccccccggggtcatGTAGTATTTTTTTGTTGTCAGaggggggtcgcagtgcaatgaagtttgagaacccctgaaatgGTGTAAGTCTTACTTCTTTCAGGAGTCTTTTGTTTATGGTGAGTTTTGAAGAAAGGAGTGGAAGCTTTATACTGTGTCGAAAATAGCATACACTCAATTGACAtgtgactgtttgtttgtttctcttctaGTTACAGTGATACTGGCGAGCAAGTTCTCTGCAATGGCTGCTCAATGTTTGAAGCCTGAAACTCTTAATGAACTATCAATACATCTTTATGGCTAAGATATCAAGTGCCATGAAGAACATGTTTATATCTGGATATCTGACCCTTCTAGTGTGTGGAATTAACAATGGGATTTCTATGCATTTTTTATGTgatatttttttaatactgtagCTAAATAAACTTTTGTACATGTTTCGAAGAGACTTCTGAATTACTGATGCTGTTATCTGAGGCTACAGTTACCTTCAAGGACTATCTTGAGCTGGGTTCTACTGACCTAGATGAGCATGTTTCCCAGCACTAACAC is a genomic window of Malaclemys terrapin pileata isolate rMalTer1 chromosome 4, rMalTer1.hap1, whole genome shotgun sequence containing:
- the SIVA1 gene encoding apoptosis regulatory protein Siva, whose product is MPKRSCPFGDTAPLQLKTRVGLRELSRGALGEKYRRELFEKTKELLFRGAQAYMDSMWKGNTAGTCTVADFPGALKDAQETCARDSWNGQMLIGQDGKLLRHSQAMEKTPPAGVSKACSSCIRTVDIKEACTQCDRFVCQSCSKLCKCCNAVACSLCSIIDYSDTGEQVLCNGCSMFEA